Genomic window (Vigna unguiculata cultivar IT97K-499-35 chromosome 10, ASM411807v1, whole genome shotgun sequence):
ATATGGGCTCAAGATTGTGACaacttgaaatatatatttccaTTTTTTGTAGCCAAAAGTCTTCATAATCTTGAATTTCTTGTGGTTTGTGATTGTTATGGGTTGAGTGAAATTGTTGCCGAAAGGGAAGTTACCAACACGGATGAAGTCAACTTTAACTTTCCCAAACTAAGCATCGTCAAATTTTCAGAACTGCCAAAACTTACGAGTTTTTGTCCAACGGCTTATACATTATCATGTCCATTGAAAGAGCTGTCTATTGAACTTTGTTACAATCTAGAACCATTCAACAACAAAACCGATCATGTACATGAATGCTTTCCTCAAAAGGTACTAGTACTAAGCCCCTCAACTCTTCAACAACACTTTCTAATTCATgcaaaattaaatagaaatcaaaatgaaaacattttcttccacttttatttaaatatatgtacatttatataaatatactcATCCTTTTCTTTACATGTTTGTCAATTATAGGTAATCAATAACTTGAAGTCCATGCAAATTGAGTTTTGGCATGCAAAGTCACCAAGCAGTTATATAGGTAAAGTGAACCATCGAAGGGATAACTTAGAAGAGCTTTCCTTATCAAGAATAATGGATACTGAGATTTTATATTCTTTCCTACATAGAATTCCTAATTTGAAAAGCCTTTCACTGAATAATTGTTTCTTTGAAAAGATAGTGCCTCCAAAGGAAGATACTGAATTTGAGAACTTGGGAGTAGTTCCAAATCTGAAAAGATTGATGTTGATAGACTTGCCGAATCTCATAGAGATAGGCTTTGAACCAGACATCATTCTTGAAAGATTAGAGTTCTTAATTTTGAAGAATTGTCCTCGTATGATTACTGTAGCACCTTCCTATGTATCTTTTACTCGTTTGACCAATCTTGAAGTGGTCAGTTGTGATGGATTGCAAAGTCTAATGTCAGCATCTACTGCAAAAGGTTTGGTTCAGCTCAACACCATGAAGGTAGAGAAATGTGAATCCCTGGTGGAAATAGTAAGAAAAGATGGAGAAAAATCTGACAGAGTTGTTTTTCAACAATTGAAAGCCCTAGAGCTTGTTTCACTGAAGAAACTCAAGAGTTTTTGTGTCTCTGATTGTGGCTTTGAATTCCCATCATTGGAAAAATTGGTAGTGAGTGCATGTTATAATATGGACAAATTTTCTGAAACAGTCCCCAGCTCACCGATTTTACAGAATGTAGATGTTGTACATGGAAAAGAGAACAAACGATTATGCTGGGAAGGAGATATAAATGctacaataaaagaaatatttcgGGAAATGGTATGTAATTATGTATGATTTTCTTggttaaatttttcttttctgatttGTTATTTGTAAAAGTTAACTTAAAACAATGAAATTGCTTTACGTAAATAGAAAAGTAATTGTCTGAGTGGATTATGTCATTATACGATGAACTTACACAATATATATTTACAGAAATTTTTTGAGGGCTTAGAGGAGATGAGCCTCTCCCAACACCAAGAGCTACAAGGAAGCTGGCAACATGGAGTTGGTCTGCAAGAGAAAAATAGCTGGTTTTatagtttgaaaattttgaagattGAGAACTGTGAAATTCAACCATGTGCAATTCCATCCAATATTCTTCCCTGTTTGAGGAGCTTAAAAGAACTACATGTACAGGCCTGTAACAATGTAGAGGTAATTTTTGAGATGAATGTTGAAGAGGGAACTGGAACAACATTCAACTTAGAGATATTGACTTTACAAAAGCTACCAAAGCTTAAGGATGTGtgggaaagaaatggtaaaggAACCGAGAGTTTTCAAAATCTAAAGCTAGTCAATGTCAGTGAATGTAAAAACCTGCAAAGTGTGTTTCCTTTGACCTTGgcaaaaaatcttaaaaaactTGCCGAACTTCAAATAACACGTTGTCATGTATTGCAAGAAATTGTTAGAAAGGAAGAGGACACAACAACGGTGTTTGCGTTCCCCTGCTTAACTACATTGCATCTAGGTGATCTGCCAGAGCTCATTTACTTTTACCCACAATCTTTTACTTTGGAATGCTCTACATTAAATAGCTTATTCGTGTGGAATTGCCAAGAGTTGGAGCTATTTGGAAGTGCTTATAGACAATTAATTTTCCTTGATCTAAAGGTAATTAAGTAACATGAAATGTGCATTTTTCGTTTGTCTCTTtctatgtatatattttatgtttcacCTTTTAATACCAAGTCCTTGCTTTTCTGTTTGATATTCTTTCACTAGAATATTTTCAACCTTGAGGAACTATTACTTGACTGGGAACACACAATGGTGTTAACTAAGTTGGGAAAATCTATGGACAACCTCAACTATTTAAATCATATTCAGTTGTTCTTTGATGCTGATGAGAATGAAAGACCTTATTTTCCCATTCAAATACTCCAGAAGATGCCCAATTTAACAGATATGGGTATATACTATTGCAGTTGCCTCGAGGTATTCCAAACTAAAATCTCGGAAATTGCTGAAAAAAAGGTGCTTACAAACTTAGAAACATTGACACTGGATAATGTGTCAAAACTCCAATCTATTGGGTCGAAGGACTCATGGTTAAACGTGATTTGTGACAGTGAAAAGCTCCAGCACTTATATATTAGCAATTGTCCTGATTTGAAAACTTTGGTGCATTCTACTCCTTTAGTGTCTTTCACGTATGTGAAAGAAATGTACATACACAGATGTCAGGAATtgaaatatttgttcacatTATCATCGttgaaaaagttaaagaacCTTGAGCATATAGAAGTCAGTGACTGTGAATCAATGGAAGTAATAGTCTTTAAAGAACGAGATGACACTTCAGAAGAGATCAAATTACAGCAGCTAAAGAGCATAAATCTCATTCGTTTATCAAGCTTGAAATGCTTTTATTCAGACAATGACACTTTGCGGTTACCCTCCTTGATGCTAGTGGACATATGGATATGCCCCAAGATGAAGTTTTTCTCTGGAGGAGTGATACACCTGAattcttctttcaaaggaaCCCTAGCTTCAAACGTCTCAAGTGATGACTTGGTCTTCTGTCGTGATCTTAACTCTTCGGTAGAGAAGGATTCCCTACAACTGGTAACCACTTTCAATTCTGAATCAATTAATTATGACTCTAAATTTAAGTGAATTTGAAGAATCTAAAACAAGAACCATTATAGATTTATACCGTTTTTTATAGGTAAACTAAGCCGAGCAGGCAATGGATATATCTAATGATAAgtgtattataatatttacaGGAGTTTTTTGAAGCCGTGGACAAGGAGTGCTTTTCTGATAATTTTGAGCTACAAGTAGACCCGCTTTGTAAAAATGGTTTGCTATACAAATGGTTGGTCAATTTGGAAACTTTGAAGTTGCAGAACTGTATGCTATCATATGCAATTCCATCTTCTATTCTTTCTGCtttaaagaatttgaaagaGTTAGAAGTACGAGATAGCAAGCAAGTAAAggcaattttttatataaatgacgACACTGACATTAAAGAAACAGAACTCCAATTGAAGATATTGACTTTAGATGGGCTATCAGAGTTGACGCATGTGTGGAAAAATGACACAAACAAAATTCTCATCTTTCGAAATCTACAAGAGGTTGTTGTTAGTGATTGTGCAAAGCTGCAAACTTTATTTCCTGCTTCCTTGTCAAAAAGTCTCAAAGATCTTAAGAAGCTTGAAATATATTTCTGTAAAAATTTGCAAGACTTGGTTGAACAGGAAGAAACAACATTAGTAACTGAAAAGTTTGTGTTCCCTTGTCTAGAGGATTTGGAATTCAAAGACTTGCCCCAGGTCACTTGTCCTAAAACATTCACTCTGGAATTCCCATCCGTAAAATTCTTATCTGTGAGGAATTGTGATGAGCTAAGGTTATTTCAAAGTGTATATGATCCCACGGGTGAGGGTACTTCAAGCAAGACACTTCCTCTTATCTCAGATCCAAAGGTATGTGAAGCATTATGGAGTCTGCACTGCACTTCAAACTTTTTTCTCCTTTCacctttttttctaatttcacgCACCTTTTTATCTGATTTGTTTTTGTCTCTAATTGTTAGGTCATGTCCAACCTGAAGAAACTGACTCTTGATTGGAAACAAATTTTGGCATTAAGCTTATGGTTTAAGTCACAGCAAACTACAGAAGGCCTCACAAATTTAGACAGAATTTCCTTGTGTTTCTTTGGAGCCAAGGAGAATGAAATGCCTATGTTGCCCGTTGAAATACTCAAGGCTCCAAATTTAACAGAAATGGATATAATCAATTGTGAAAGTCTCGAGAATTTTCTTGCTCAAAACCCTATGATTGGCGACGAGGAGATGCTGGGACAATTAACAATATTAATGCTATACAATGTGGCTACTACACAATTATTCGAGTTAGAGTACTCCTCAAGCTTAAACATAATGTGTGGGAGGCTGCACGAATTAAATGTTGTCCAATGTCTTCATTTGACAACATTAGGAGTACTTTCTACTTCTACAGTGTCTTTCTCTTGTTTGAAAGAAGTGAGTATACACAAATGTCCAAACTTGAAGTATTTATTTACAACTTCAGCTGCCAAAAAGTTAGCAAACCTTGAGAAGATTTTGGTGATCAAATGTGAATCAATAACAGAAATAGTGGCTAAAGAGGGAGATGCAACTTCTGAAGCTATTAAATTTGAGCGACTCCACGCCATTCATCTACAGTCTTTAACAAGTTTAAAATGCTTTTATTCTGGGAGTGACACTCTACAATTACCATCTTTGAAATTTGTGGCAATATGGAACTGCCCCAACATGGAGATTTTCTCCCACGGAATTGAATCTCTTATGGAAATTACGTTATCAATGGACCAGGAAGCGGGCTATTTACCCCCTCCACAAGATCTTAACACCAGAATAAAAGGGATCTCACAACGAAaggtaaaaatttcaaggatgtgtttagaaatatatttataattaatttggcCTTATCATTCTGAATGTTTATTTACAAGTAATTTAGAAGATAACCTATTGGTATATTTATAGGAGTTTTTTGAAGCAGTTGACAAGGAGTGTTTTTCTGATAATCTTGAGCTACAAGAAAATCCGCATTGTAAGTTTGGCCTGCAAAACCAATGGTTGGGAGATTTGGTTACTTTGAAGCTAAAGAAATGTACTCTGTCATGTGCAATTCCATCTGCTATTCTTGCTCTTCTAAAGAACTTAAAAGAGTTGGAAGTACGCGATAGCCCGACAGTAGAGGTACTTTTTTGTATGAATGACACTGAGATTTTGGAAACAGCATCCCAGTTGAGGTTTTTGACCTTAAAAAGGCTATCGAAGCTTACACATTTttgggaaaagaagaaaaatggagTTCTCATCTTTCCAAATCTGCAACAGGTCGTTGttagaaaatgtgaaaaattgGAAACACTATTTCCTGCTTCCTTGGCAAAAAATCTTAAAAGTCTCAAAGCAATTAAAATAGAAGATTGTGCTAAGTTCcaagaaattgttgaaaaagaaGAAGCCACAGAAGCAAAGTTCGTGCTCCCTTGTTTACAGAAGTTGGATCTTTTCTGCTTACCACAACTCACTTGCTTTTACCCTCAAACATTCACTTTGGAATGCTCAGCCTTAAATGAATTATCTATATTGAAGTGTGACAAATTGGAGTTATTTCAAAGTGCACCTTCCATGGGTGAGGTTACTTCAGTCAACAGACAACCTCTTATCTCAAGTCTAGAGGTAAGTGTGCATAAAAGAATATGCACTCTTAACTTTTCccccctttttttttatctattattatagTTCTTAATTTCTGTtggatttgtttttgtttaatggTTAGGTAATTTCCAACctgaaaattttgaaacttgATTGGAAACAAATTCTGGCATTAAGATCAAGGCTCAAGTCTGAAAAGTTTACTGGCATCTTCAAATGTGTAAATAAAATGAAGCTAGTCTTGGACGGTGGTGAGAGTGAGATGCATGTAGTGCTCAATGAAATACTCCATACAACACCTAACCTAATAGAAATGATTATGGGTATATACA
Coding sequences:
- the LOC114166830 gene encoding uncharacterized protein LOC114166830, yielding MASPVGCCQFLTSSTRAKVWLKKQFIQLYLYETRVAELKDVVDKLEKKKDSIQHTVDEEERRHGRRIHVEVKEWMDRVNKLILAYKDFDNDEIYHKCAVFDFFDSGYLPKPGIRYRRSRKAYDITEQANELLQNAKFDIFFNWSGPPSTAAFFSNLGYESYSSRNDTVKNVIDEFQKPGVRMIGLYGLSGVGKTSLVKEVVKKALKDKMFEVVTMASVTKNPDIRKIQGQIADMLGVVLEEESDIARAARIHQILNDENKSTLIILDDLWEEVNFNLLGIPHELEKDDDVTIDRRKSLDVDILKNVNDRKSSDLDGSTSFRKGMLHGVGGLKNINEGKSHVDAFDVVKTKKNVTQYKGCKILMISEIKPVLLSQMEGKEESIFPVEALKENEAEMLFKKKAGICGNNYEYDKLAAQIASKCKGLPMTIVTTARALKNKSLSVWDETNRKLESQNLARAPEFSTKLSYELLEDEELKYTFLLCARMGHDGLVMDLVKYCIGFGFLQGINTARQTRDKVYMLVAKLKESGLLSDSYSSDHFTMPDTIRTAALSIAYKENHLFTMTKRKLDEWPNNLERYAAISLHHCDFIEEFPGRINYPRLRVLQIVNNIPRPKIPEKFFETMKELRVLILTGIHLPLVGSSISSLHKLRMLCLEQCCMLDKELYIIGELKRLRILSFSGSDIESLPAELNELKMLQIFDISNCSKLKKIPNGVISSLVSLEELYMRNTLIQWEDEEQTRQSKITLLSDLKHLNQLTTLDIQIPNVSYLPKNLFFDKLFSYKIVIGNLSSVLETDFKMPEKYETLKFLAIQLKNGSDIHSLKGIKMLFEEVENLFLELNSVHEAQNIVHDLFYRLNLNGFPYLKHLWMVNNSTIQSLIYPKDRQLSEIAFPKLKSLYLYNLKIDKICSCELSKPSFGKLKVIKINLCGELKNVFSISVVGLLKVLETIEVSECNSLKEIIDVEPQSDPEKTELHMLPELRYLKLQSLSEFIGFDAIPHIEGNERKLFHEKVAVSKLERLELSSIQIDTIWSVDPSSKRLSFESLTHLDVNGCWKLKYLMSFTMAKSLVNLQSLYVSDCVKMGSIFLEQVIEKDITGSIFPKLKNMKLRNIKSLSKIWYPKLPSGSFNKLDTLIIEECHRLENALDGIFGSLCNLRITNCRSMQAIFNILDQVGDVVNNLQDVHLETLPKLKLVWKMNYKDGVGIPKFNNLKKIWAQDCDNLKYIFPFFVAKSLHNLEFLVVCDCYGLSEIVAEREVTNTDEVNFNFPKLSIVKFSELPKLTSFCPTAYTLSCPLKELSIELCYNLEPFNNKTDHVHECFPQKVINNLKSMQIEFWHAKSPSSYIGKVNHRRDNLEELSLSRIMDTEILYSFLHRIPNLKSLSLNNCFFEKIVPPKEDTEFENLGVVPNLKRLMLIDLPNLIEIGFEPDIILERLEFLILKNCPRMITVAPSYVSFTRLTNLEVVSCDGLQSLMSASTAKGLVQLNTMKVEKCESLVEIVRKDGEKSDRVVFQQLKALELVSLKKLKSFCVSDCGFEFPSLEKLVVSACYNMDKFSETVPSSPILQNVDVVHGKENKRLCWEGDINATIKEIFREMKFFEGLEEMSLSQHQELQGSWQHGVGLQEKNSWFYSLKILKIENCEIQPCAIPSNILPCLRSLKELHVQACNNVEVIFEMNVEEGTGTTFNLEILTLQKLPKLKDVWERNGKGTESFQNLKLVNVSECKNLQSVFPLTLAKNLKKLAELQITRCHVLQEIVRKEEDTTTVFAFPCLTTLHLGDLPELIYFYPQSFTLECSTLNSLFVWNCQELELFGSAYRQLIFLDLKNIFNLEELLLDWEHTMVLTKLGKSMDNLNYLNHIQLFFDADENERPYFPIQILQKMPNLTDMGIYYCSCLEVFQTKISEIAEKKVLTNLETLTLDNVSKLQSIGSKDSWLNVICDSEKLQHLYISNCPDLKTLVHSTPLVSFTYVKEMYIHRCQELKYLFTLSSLKKLKNLEHIEVSDCESMEVIVFKERDDTSEEIKLQQLKSINLIRLSSLKCFYSDNDTLRLPSLMLVDIWICPKMKFFSGGVIHLNSSFKGTLASNVSSDDLVFCRDLNSSVEKDSLQLEFFEAVDKECFSDNFELQVDPLCKNGLLYKWLVNLETLKLQNCMLSYAIPSSILSALKNLKELEVRDSKQVKAIFYINDDTDIKETELQLKILTLDGLSELTHVWKNDTNKILIFRNLQEVVVSDCAKLQTLFPASLSKSLKDLKKLEIYFCKNLQDLVEQEETTLVTEKFVFPCLEDLEFKDLPQVTCPKTFTLEFPSVKFLSVRNCDELRLFQSVYDPTGEGTSSKTLPLISDPKVMSNLKKLTLDWKQILALSLWFKSQQTTEGLTNLDRISLCFFGAKENEMPMLPVEILKAPNLTEMDIINCESLENFLAQNPMIGDEEMLGQLTILMLYNVATTQLFELEYSSSLNIMCGRLHELNVVQCLHLTTLGVLSTSTVSFSCLKEVSIHKCPNLKYLFTTSAAKKLANLEKILVIKCESITEIVAKEGDATSEAIKFERLHAIHLQSLTSLKCFYSGSDTLQLPSLKFVAIWNCPNMEIFSHGIESLMEITLSMDQEAGYLPPPQDLNTRIKGISQRKEFFEAVDKECFSDNLELQENPHCKFGLQNQWLGDLVTLKLKKCTLSCAIPSAILALLKNLKELEVRDSPTVEVLFCMNDTEILETASQLRFLTLKRLSKLTHFWEKKKNGVLIFPNLQQVVVRKCEKLETLFPASLAKNLKSLKAIKIEDCAKFQEIVEKEEATEAKFVLPCLQKLDLFCLPQLTCFYPQTFTLECSALNELSILKCDKLELFQSAPSMGEVTSVNRQPLISSLEVISNLKILKLDWKQILALRSRLKSEKFTGIFKCVNKMKLVLDGGESEMHVVLNEILHTTPNLIEMIMGIYNCNSPEIFLAQNPKIAEDGMLLHLRILALSYVSTIRSIQSQNSSWLNTICEKVHDLNVFQCRHLETIGVHSTSTLSFSLLKKVDVLRCRRLQYLFTSSVAKELVNLKEIIVQECKSLKEIIAKEGDEEGEGEDNSENEIIFVKLEKLSLGSLGKLESFYTGSCTLNFPSLRKVEVNKCFNSKIFRHRDKVPPKFTVIIDRIGCRSDKKPLIMQQVEEEVSRVSLVTTNSLDFCRESGDSKKEMIAT